In Girardinichthys multiradiatus isolate DD_20200921_A chromosome 10, DD_fGirMul_XY1, whole genome shotgun sequence, the sequence ACAGGGCATACAGTAACTTGATTTTTATGAAAGattaaataatacaataaaaattaaaacatacatttgGGTTCTATTTAATATTCCAGGGAGCCCTTCAGGTCATGCTATGGGTGTAGCTGGCGTCTGGTATGTGATGGTTTCTGCTCTGCTTTCAAtcgcaaaagaaaaacaatgccCCTTATTACTATACAGGtgagttttttttccagtgcaaaaatatatttctccaAACAAAATAGTCTCTTGAGAATGTTGTGGTGCTTACATTCTGTATTAATATTGTCAGACTGTTCCAGATAGGCTTGTGGGCCTTAATGGTTCTGGTGGTGCTGATCGTCTGCATGTCCAGGGTTTTCATGGCGGCTCACTTCCCACATCAGGTTATTGCCGGGGTCATCACGGGTATGTTGGTCCAAATAAGTCAAGACATTACCTGTAAATCTATGAAAAACGAGAGGAACTGTTAGGTCTAAAACAACATTCAACATTCACGTTTTTATAGTAACCTAATGTTAAGACCACCTCTCTGTTATTTTACAGGCATAGTAGTTGCTGGTATAGTTTCCAAGAAGAAGTGGATTTACAGCGCCAGCATGAACAAATACCTCCTCATCACCCTCTTCTTGACATTCTTTGCTATTGGCTTCTACCTGTTGCTTAAAATTGTAGGAGTGGACCTACTTTGGACTTTAGACAAAGCCCACAAGTGGTGCATCAGATCGGAATGGATCCACCTGGACACCACGCCCTTTGCCAGCCTCCTACGTAACATGGGTAGTCTATTTGGCCTCGGACTGGGGCTGCACTCTGCTCTCTACAGTGGcatcaagaaaaacacaaacgcTGCTTTCAAGATGGGGTGCATTATGATCTCTTTGTTCTTCCTTCAGTtcttggatggatggacattttCTTCAGACAACCATGTGACTTTCTATATCCTATCTTTTGGTAAGAGTGCCTTTGCACTTTTAATCCCAACCACTTTGGTTCCTTGGGCTCTCTACAGGATGTGCAAAGGAATTAAGCTGGATAAGAATTTATGATTTATATCTTACTTAGTGTTTCAAGTCAACTACTAGTTTTAGTTCtttcttatttgcaaaaattgttttcttccctttataaaagaaaactggGGAAATTAACACCAGTCATATGTGAGTTGCTAAAACTATCCTGGTGCGCAAAGAAGCAACCATCCTCATTTCATTTCTGACCACAGCGACCCAAAGTTTTAAAGCTAAACCCAAACATACCTCTTGATTATCAGAAGTCAGTAATTTACTTGCAACACAGTGTGACAGTGGGGCTTGAGCCGACAATAAAACGACAAAACAAGAATAGCACTTGAGATTTTCAGGTCATTATGTTTCTGGTCTCTGCATGTTACTATAACAGTTTACTTAGGTTTTATAAATAACTTTACTCATATGGGAAATCACGTCTTAGAATCATGTCCACATGTTTGTGACTAGAAGTAACTACTGCAGACAGATTAAATTGCAAATctgataaatataaaatataaatattaatagcTCAAAGCCTAAATATGTTTACATGAATCATTAACCTAATGTCCTCAGTGCACTTTGTTAGTTCTCTAAACACATAAGTGCAATGCATGTCTACTATGTTTATGATTTAATCATTAGAATTACAATCATACATATACAAGAGCGAATAGTCTTTTTACAGAtagtaataaatacatttttgtaaacatttaCTACGGAAGATGGTTTAAATAGTTTGTTAAGGGGATCCTAATAAGTTAGCAGGTTATTTGCACATCATGTTGAAAACGTTTCGAAAGAACCTTAAGAGTCAGTAGCATTTTTACAGTTAGCAATTTAACCCtatttgaaaaatgaaaatgctCTAAAGCTTCTCCTAATTGGAACTTACAAATCACCCTAACAAGAAAAGTTAGGAGTTACCACCTAATTAGCTTAGGGTGTGACAAGGGGTAGAAATCAGATGCATGAAGCAGCATAGACATTGCCTACCACAGgctatttgcaaaaagaaaCTTTCAGcatcaacttttttttattatggacATTCTACAATAATTGAATCCCGCTCACACAAAAGCCCATATTGTAATTtgtcattaaataaaatatgtgtttttttatgctgAGAGCCATGACTTtggtcaaatatttttttttaggatgGCTACATATTGCTTTGCCAATTGATTTTAATTCCTTGGTCATCACCACTGACTTTAAGAGGCTAAATATGTAGATGGCATTAGAAGAGGTGTTTCATATTTACATGGAGCTCTACAGACTATAATTCTAAAACTGTATAAATCTTATCAATTCCTGTTTCTCAATCTAGTTTCTAAAACACACATCTGAACTGTGGCAGTAGTTGTTAAGTGTTGTTATAGAATATAATCAAACTGGTATTGTTTGAAGCCATTTGTTTTGACCATTTAATGACACAACAGTGTCAGAACAGTCTTGCCTGCTAATATAAGCAAACTATAATGAGTCTAGTATTTTCTCAAGTCTCAAAGTATGATTCTATGCTGGTCTTTTTGAAACTCCCTCTGCCTACCTGAACACACATCTCATCGCACGTCACTGTCctcaaaatgttaataaaaagtCCCACAGTATTTTTGAGAGTCTGTAGTTGTTTTACACGTTGCTAGTTTACACATTTTGTACAATGCTGAAAATATCAGGTCAGGGTATCCTGTCCgacagagtagcgctcagaattgttgtctgagtgccaagaaattgcccaatagatttactttcacaagtggagcatcatAGCCAATGCTTTAAGGCTCTGCTtgatataaaagaaactttattataaacttctttgggaatatttcaattgttacagacacggagactgaactgaaaaggaaaaaagaagctcgaaAAAGAGAGAcatggggcaaaagggaaaaaggcacatctgtgaccaagacagcaagtctttgtgatgtatcaagagccacggtatccagggtaatgtcagcataccaccaagaaggatgaaccacatccaacaggattaactgtggacgcaagaggaagctgtctgaaagggatgtttgggtgctaacctggattgtatccaaaaaacataaaaccacggctgcccaaatcacggcagaattaaatgtgcacctcaactctcctgtttccaccagaactgtctgtcaggagctccacagggtcaatatacacggccgggctgctatagccaaacctttggtcactcatgccaatgtcaaacgtcggtttcaatggtgcaaggagcacaaatcttgggctgtggacaatgtgaaacatgtattgttctctgatgagtccaactttactgttttccccacatccgggagagttacggtgtggagaagccccaaagaagcgtaccacccagactgttgcatgcccagagtgaagcatgggggtggatcagtgatggtttgggctaccatatcatggcattcccttggccaatacttgtgctagatgggtacgtcactgccaaggactaccgaaccattcttgagcaccatgtgcatccaatggttcaaacattgtatcctgaaggcggtgccgtgtatcaggatgacaatgcaccaatacacacagcaagactggagaaagattggtttgatgaatatgaaagtgaagttgaacatctcccatggcctgcacagtcaccagatctaaatattattgagccactttggggtgttttggaggagcgagtcaagaaacgttttcctccaccagtatcacatagtgacctggccactatcctgcaagaagaatggcttaaaatccctctgaccactgtgcaggacttgtatatgtcattcccaagacgaattgacgctgtattggccgcaaaaagaggccctacaccatactaataaatgattgtggtctaaaaccaggtgttttagtttcaatgtccaacccctgtacaccctgcttgcttatacacctgcagctgtttttatttttttattttaacaaaatagtacacggtacttatgaatgtaaaatgtacttagtgagaggtgcagcccaatatagaatatctgtgtatctgtcaacacctgatgcttaacacctgtgagtatgagtgtggacgcgcttttgtatacaaggtttttcctcaaaaatatgcaatagcgagtgtgacacacagacctgccccatggtccctggacggacactgagtagatccgagccacagacatccaatggccccccaaagcacaggaaccccaggagaacaaCCGCTGGGGggctaagctgatccaggagagggagcagtccaagatcCAACCTgtcacacaaaaaacagaaaaaaaacaaaaaaaacaggcacacagtcacaatcacccactcccaccctcatgcatacacataaaatcactcgaaCCCAACGTAAaggcaaacaacaatggacgtcatacactcactcacactccccatgcatactctatattcccaggtccaggcgccggtaccccctaggggcaaccagcccccggagcCAGgagtggtccccttccctcctggggcagagacaggcagacagcgccggcacCGCCGAGACCCGGGTGGCCCCGGCCCAGCCCCCGCCCCCTCCCTGAACCCaatccccaacaacccccatccacctccggagagggggctatgtacaaaagaggggtccacatggctcaaACCAGCCTGCCAACCAGAGTCGCCCCAGGACgcagcagtcccgaccccccaatgagctccTATCCCAaacccatgagtctcccaccgccagtgaaccccaacatgaacctccccacagggccacccccaacaaggacaccgatatcaaatacatgcccccaaacccaaatgccatgaatcccctccctcacaggggcacacccccataGGTGAACTCCATATTCGAGAAgccaatgaagccacacccacacagcgcaagctccacacacagccccgctctaagcacccccgccgcaccccgctgccccaccacacagcgcgccgcaacggcaaggcaagggcccggCGCAACGCCAACCCGCCCACTGGTGCAACAGGACCCCCAACCCCGCAccatgatgggacaaactcacccaccaagaggtccccgaTTCTTTTTAGGGGGACTTAACTGGTTGATtacctgtcaggatctgtctgtgtgttCTTCTCTGTGTTGGTTTTTTAGCAGGTTTTGTTGGAGGGTGGAGCTGTGTGCTGCCGTCTCACACCTGTGAGCCATTAGGCTTGTTATGGCAGTCTTTTAAGGAGAGGGTTGCAGAGCATTCGATGCCTGAGTGTCATTCTTTGTGGTACCTCAAGCCCTGTATCCTGTTCCTGATTTGCAAATTTCTCTGAGATATTCTTGTGACCTAGCTCTGTTCCTTTTAAGGTGGCTCCCTGGATCCTTCTGGTGGTTCCCATGCTACCTGATCTCGTTCTCCTTCTGAGTTACCCGTTTGGATCGCAGGGCTGCCATCACCGGGTTCTAGACGCTCAGACCTACCAGTCCGTCCTCCAACGAACTGCTTACCTTTGGAAAACACAGACCTTCCATCCAAGAACTGACCTCCCCTCCTGGACTCCTATTTCTGCCTGCAACAGTAAGCCTTCATCACTCAATCTTCCCCTCCTCATTCAGAAACTTTACTCACCGTTCTGCTTTCCCTCCTCAGTGGACGTTCCGCCGGAGCCGCCCTGAATTCCTCATTCATGTCATATCCCTTCTGAATAAAAATCTTAATCTTCATTTGTCTCCTGaaagtttctgcatgtgggtcaagaagCTCAGTAAAACGATGACATTACCTTAACTTGGAATAAAGTCTAGAAACTGAAGCGTGATGAGTCATTAGCTTTGAAACTCACCAGTTAAATAGTTCAACAGATTGATTTTCTTGATAAGA encodes:
- the g6pc1a.1 gene encoding glucose-6-phosphatase a, catalytic subunit, tandem duplicate 1 isoform X1 — its product is MDLLHSWGVDLAIHLQTRYSRYEGLFSLASAVADLHTTFFYLFPVWFYMRKDTGVRLIWVAVIGDWLNLVLKWVLSGERPYWWVHETQFYGAGKAPSLQQFPITCETGPGSPSGHAMGVAGVWYVMVSALLSIAKEKQCPLLLYRLFQIGLWALMVLVVLIVCMSRVFMAAHFPHQVIAGVITGIVVAGIVSKKKWIYSASMNKYLLITLFLTFFAIGFYLLLKIVGVDLLWTLDKAHKWCIRSEWIHLDTTPFASLLRNMGSLFGLGLGLHSALYSGIKKNTNAAFKMGCIMISLFFLQFLDGWTFSSDNHVTFYILSFGKSAFALLIPTTLVPWALYRMCKGIKLDKNL
- the g6pc1a.1 gene encoding glucose-6-phosphatase a, catalytic subunit, tandem duplicate 1 isoform X2 — translated: MDLLHSWGVDLAIHLQTRYSRYEGLFSLASAVADLHTTFFYLFPVWFYMRKDTGVRLIWVAVIGDWLNLVLKWVLSGERPYWWVHETQFYGAGKAPSLQQFPITWSPSGHAMGVAGVWYVMVSALLSIAKEKQCPLLLYRLFQIGLWALMVLVVLIVCMSRVFMAAHFPHQVIAGVITGIVVAGIVSKKKWIYSASMNKYLLITLFLTFFAIGFYLLLKIVGVDLLWTLDKAHKWCIRSEWIHLDTTPFASLLRNMGSLFGLGLGLHSALYSGIKKNTNAAFKMGCIMISLFFLQFLDGWTFSSDNHVTFYILSFGKSAFALLIPTTLVPWALYRMCKGIKLDKNL